One Thermodesulfobacteriota bacterium genomic window carries:
- a CDS encoding ABC transporter permease has product MINPRTLRHIISGPGLVGLVSLLAGAVLLWVAGASPIEGYVNIIKGALGSTGKFFFVVRTWVPLAICACGLIYPFRAGLLNIGVEGQMIWGAVCCTVVLRWAIVWGSPALTVMLAFAAAAAGGALWAMLAGILKIKGGVNEIFGGLGLTFVAQGVVLWLIFGPWKRPGVATMSGTEIFSPDLWLPTVLSGRISPAAILLTVMLFALTVLLLTRTNLGLYFQAVRSSQRAAFVLGLNPSGYFLLALAISGGCAGLAGAVLVAGVYHCLIPSISGNYGYLALLVVMLADHRIGAAAVVAFLFAGLNVGGVQLPLVMHLDSSLSGILQGALVLTALAVYGRRRKRRGPEWTV; this is encoded by the coding sequence ATGATAAACCCGCGGACATTGAGACATATCATCAGCGGCCCAGGACTGGTTGGCCTCGTCTCTCTTCTGGCCGGCGCGGTGCTCCTATGGGTGGCCGGCGCTTCGCCGATAGAGGGCTACGTCAATATCATCAAAGGCGCTCTGGGGTCGACCGGCAAATTTTTTTTTGTTGTCCGGACCTGGGTGCCCCTGGCGATATGCGCCTGCGGATTGATTTATCCGTTTCGGGCGGGGCTTTTAAATATCGGTGTGGAAGGACAGATGATCTGGGGGGCCGTCTGCTGCACGGTTGTTCTCCGTTGGGCAATAGTATGGGGTTCACCGGCTCTGACGGTGATGCTGGCCTTCGCGGCGGCGGCTGCCGGCGGCGCCCTGTGGGCGATGCTGGCCGGTATATTGAAAATCAAAGGCGGCGTCAACGAAATCTTCGGCGGTCTGGGCCTGACGTTCGTGGCCCAGGGCGTCGTGCTGTGGCTGATTTTCGGTCCCTGGAAGCGGCCCGGGGTCGCGACCATGAGCGGCACGGAAATATTTTCCCCCGACCTGTGGCTGCCGACGGTGCTGTCCGGCCGGATATCGCCAGCGGCCATTCTTCTAACGGTCATGCTTTTTGCCCTGACGGTTCTGCTCCTGACGCGAACCAATTTGGGTCTCTATTTTCAGGCCGTCAGAAGCAGTCAGCGGGCCGCGTTTGTTCTGGGACTGAACCCGTCCGGTTATTTTCTGTTAGCCTTGGCCATTTCCGGCGGATGCGCGGGGTTGGCCGGCGCCGTTCTGGTGGCCGGGGTGTATCATTGCCTCATCCCCTCCATCTCCGGAAATTACGGGTACCTGGCCCTGCTGGTGGTCATGCTGGCCGATCATCGTATCGGCGCCGCGGCGGTCGTCGCTTTTCTGTTTGCCGGGTTGAACGTCGGCGGAGTTCAACTGCCCCTGGTGATGCACCTGGATTCCTCGCTGTCGGGAATCCTCCAGGGCGCGCTGGTTCTTACCGCTCTGGCGGTTTACGGCCGCCGGCGGAAAAGACGGGGGCCTGAATGGACGGTATGA
- a CDS encoding ATP-binding cassette domain-containing protein, with protein sequence MKVELCHIRKYFGPVPASNGVSLTIAPNRIHGLLGENGAGKTTLMRILAGYTGKDGGDIRIDGKAVSFSSPRDAAARGIGLLHQDVLDVPAFSALENFMLGRTPGLRLNRKAFSRIFLKTARDLGFSIRPDDPTVLLTVGERQQADMVRLLSAGTRLLILDEPTTGLSEDQKDVLIAALQKFVSGRGNSVVLVSHKLSDIRQLCDQVTVLRQGAVIGAQDRPFSEDQLLELMFGEGRAPQRRKLRETGEIVFSASGIRASGGRAGLFVADFSVKQKEVIGLAGLDGSGQELFLKASAGLTPAKAGKFVLRGEDVTGRDYHALRQKGVGYIPSDRLYDGLAPDLTIADHFLVAEGAPPFANRSTTALNRAAAAIADFQIKGRPDTPARFLSGGNQQRLLLALIPEKTALLLLDNPTRGLDPESAALVWSRLQTFCDKGGSVVFSSSDLDEMLTMADRIGVFYEGKLAAIFPVEESVLDSLGKVMSGKNRDIGPAAFKRKPPQK encoded by the coding sequence ATGAAAGTTGAACTGTGCCACATCAGAAAATATTTCGGGCCGGTTCCGGCCAGCAACGGCGTCTCGCTGACCATTGCGCCCAACCGGATCCACGGTCTGCTGGGTGAGAACGGCGCCGGTAAAACTACTTTAATGCGAATTCTGGCCGGATATACCGGTAAGGACGGCGGCGATATCCGGATCGACGGCAAAGCCGTTTCCTTTTCATCGCCCCGGGACGCGGCCGCCCGGGGCATCGGGCTTTTGCATCAGGATGTTCTGGATGTGCCGGCGTTTTCCGCGCTGGAAAATTTCATGCTGGGACGGACACCCGGCCTGCGGCTCAACCGGAAAGCCTTCTCCCGGATATTCCTGAAAACCGCCCGTGATCTTGGCTTCTCTATAAGGCCCGATGATCCTACGGTTTTACTTACCGTAGGGGAAAGACAGCAGGCGGACATGGTCCGGCTGCTGTCGGCGGGGACCCGGCTGCTGATTCTGGACGAACCGACCACCGGACTGTCCGAAGACCAGAAGGACGTCCTGATCGCGGCGCTGCAAAAATTTGTATCCGGCCGGGGCAACAGCGTCGTCCTGGTATCCCACAAACTTTCCGACATACGGCAGTTATGCGACCAGGTGACGGTCCTGCGGCAGGGCGCTGTTATCGGAGCGCAGGATCGCCCTTTTTCAGAGGATCAGCTTCTGGAACTGATGTTCGGGGAAGGACGGGCACCACAACGGCGAAAGCTCCGGGAGACAGGCGAGATTGTCTTCTCCGCCTCCGGAATCCGGGCGTCCGGCGGACGGGCCGGGCTTTTCGTTGCCGATTTTTCGGTCAAACAGAAAGAGGTGATCGGGCTGGCCGGCCTGGATGGAAGCGGGCAGGAGCTCTTTCTGAAAGCGTCCGCCGGCCTGACGCCGGCCAAAGCCGGAAAATTCGTCCTTCGCGGGGAGGATGTCACCGGCCGGGATTACCATGCGCTGCGGCAAAAAGGCGTCGGCTATATTCCCTCCGATCGGCTGTATGACGGCCTGGCTCCGGATCTGACCATCGCCGACCATTTCCTTGTCGCCGAAGGGGCGCCTCCTTTTGCAAATCGCTCAACCACGGCACTGAACCGGGCCGCCGCGGCCATTGCTGATTTTCAGATCAAAGGTCGGCCGGACACTCCCGCCCGGTTCCTGTCCGGAGGAAACCAGCAGCGGCTGCTGCTGGCCCTGATCCCTGAAAAAACGGCGCTTCTTCTGCTCGACAACCCCACCCGGGGGCTGGACCCGGAGTCCGCCGCTCTGGTCTGGTCAAGGCTGCAAACCTTCTGCGATAAGGGCGGCTCCGTCGTTTTCTCTTCGTCCGACCTGGATGAAATGCTGACCATGGCCGATCGCATTGGCGTGTTTTACGAAGGAAAACTGGCGGCGATATTTCCGGTAGAAGAGAGCGTTTTGGATTCTTTGGGAAAAGTGATGTCCGGGAAAAATAGGGATATCGGCCCTGCCGCCTTTAAAAGGAAGCCTCCGCAAAAATGA
- a CDS encoding BMP family ABC transporter substrate-binding protein — MPSFRKAALAAALILLTAVFVPSAPAAEKPFVFGMLLVGPYNDHGWSQSHYEAGKYVEARTGNTRMLYIDKVNPADRPGMTVPQLVEDLAEKGARLIIANSDDMKDGIRQAALAHPDIHFIHVSGDDVLTGKAPPNLTNLMGKMEYAKMMAGFVAALTTRTGKIAYLGPLENEETRRLAVACFLGAKYAWENILKKPLDLFRFRVSWIGFWFNIPGVTADPTAVAGNFYDTGYDVIVSGLDTTEAVTVARQKRDQGRMVWAMPYEYINACQTGPEVCLGVPYFNWGPDYLNLIRQSMAGQWESRFIWSSPDWTDMNNPDTGAIGFKPGPAMAPEVKKALDEFSAGLADKKIELFRGPLLYQDGTVFLKDGEIATDRQIWYVSKLLAGMTGTGGDQ; from the coding sequence ATGCCATCTTTCCGCAAAGCGGCCCTGGCCGCAGCGTTGATACTGCTGACAGCTGTATTTGTCCCGTCAGCGCCTGCCGCGGAAAAGCCTTTTGTTTTTGGAATGCTGCTGGTCGGGCCATACAACGACCACGGCTGGAGCCAGTCCCACTACGAAGCTGGAAAATATGTGGAAGCCAGAACCGGTAACACTCGCATGCTCTACATTGATAAAGTCAATCCGGCCGACCGTCCCGGCATGACCGTACCCCAGCTGGTGGAAGACCTGGCCGAAAAGGGCGCCCGGCTGATTATCGCCAACTCCGATGACATGAAGGATGGCATCCGGCAGGCGGCCCTGGCCCATCCGGACATCCATTTCATTCATGTTTCCGGAGACGATGTGCTGACCGGCAAGGCACCGCCCAACCTGACCAATCTCATGGGAAAAATGGAATACGCCAAAATGATGGCGGGGTTCGTGGCGGCGCTGACCACCCGGACGGGGAAAATCGCCTATCTGGGGCCGCTGGAAAACGAAGAGACCCGGAGACTGGCCGTGGCCTGTTTTCTGGGAGCGAAATACGCCTGGGAAAACATTTTAAAAAAGCCGCTGGACCTGTTCCGTTTCCGGGTCTCCTGGATCGGTTTCTGGTTTAACATCCCCGGCGTTACCGCCGACCCCACGGCCGTTGCCGGAAATTTCTATGACACGGGATATGACGTGATCGTTTCCGGCCTGGATACCACCGAAGCGGTCACCGTCGCCAGGCAGAAGCGGGATCAGGGGCGGATGGTCTGGGCCATGCCTTATGAGTATATCAACGCCTGTCAGACCGGACCGGAAGTCTGTCTGGGTGTTCCCTATTTCAACTGGGGGCCGGACTATCTCAACCTGATCCGGCAGTCCATGGCCGGTCAGTGGGAGAGCCGGTTCATCTGGTCGTCCCCGGACTGGACGGACATGAACAACCCGGACACCGGGGCCATCGGCTTTAAACCGGGCCCGGCCATGGCGCCGGAGGTGAAAAAGGCGCTGGATGAATTTTCCGCCGGACTGGCTGACAAAAAAATTGAACTGTTCCGGGGGCCGCTGCTCTACCAGGACGGCACCGTGTTTCTCAAGGACGGTGAAATCGCCACCGACCGGCAGATATGGTACGTCAGCAAACTGCTGGCCGGAATGACGGGAACGGGCGGCGATCAATGA
- a CDS encoding peptidase dimerization domain-containing protein, with translation MTSYLDQIPSFVETSKSLKDVIITNIIMTGQIPAPTFAEEKRANMLLERFSSAGVDRCWLDPLGNPVGVIPGTSPDKPPVFVVAHLDTAVDRDVDHNYTVTSNAIVGSGITDNSTGVGVLASLPDIIAAAGLSFVSDIVLAGVVRSLGAGNLAGMKHLVGNWKTPIRGAIILEACELGRLSYFSEGLNRCEIECALPPSPGGRPRDTANPILVLNEVINQILRLRLPQRPRSRIVMGKISGGSRHGTIPADAVLGLEVQSDSLEVVRSLYTDIRDIVNGVAHELQAGLKLKSISEQAPARLKFSHPLVKSAAAVMKKLRLEPVTMPSESELSVFLSRHIPAITLGLTHGADAYLPEQARVRISPLFKGIAQVVGVMAAMDSGVCDG, from the coding sequence ATGACTTCCTATCTCGACCAGATACCATCTTTCGTGGAAACAAGCAAATCCTTAAAGGACGTCATTATCACCAATATTATTATGACCGGCCAGATCCCGGCACCTACTTTTGCGGAAGAAAAACGGGCCAATATGCTTCTGGAAAGATTTTCCAGCGCGGGCGTTGACCGGTGCTGGCTGGACCCCCTCGGTAATCCTGTCGGGGTTATTCCCGGGACATCTCCGGACAAACCGCCGGTTTTTGTAGTGGCCCATCTGGATACCGCCGTGGACAGGGACGTGGATCATAATTATACGGTTACCAGCAACGCCATCGTGGGGTCGGGAATAACCGACAATTCCACCGGCGTGGGCGTACTGGCCTCCCTGCCGGACATCATCGCGGCCGCGGGGCTCTCTTTTGTGTCGGATATTGTTCTGGCCGGTGTCGTCCGGTCTCTCGGCGCCGGAAACCTGGCGGGCATGAAACATCTGGTCGGCAACTGGAAAACCCCCATCCGGGGGGCCATCATCCTGGAGGCATGCGAACTGGGCCGGCTCAGTTATTTTTCAGAAGGGCTGAACCGCTGCGAGATTGAATGCGCCCTGCCCCCCTCCCCTGGCGGCCGGCCGCGCGACACGGCCAACCCCATCCTGGTGCTCAATGAGGTCATCAACCAGATTCTGCGGCTTCGTCTTCCCCAGCGGCCGCGGTCCAGGATCGTCATGGGCAAAATAAGCGGGGGGTCCCGGCACGGAACGATCCCTGCCGATGCGGTCCTCGGCCTGGAAGTCCAGAGCGACTCACTTGAGGTGGTGCGATCCCTGTATACCGATATCCGGGATATCGTCAACGGCGTGGCGCATGAACTTCAGGCCGGGCTGAAGCTGAAAAGCATCAGCGAACAGGCGCCTGCCCGGCTCAAGTTCAGTCATCCCCTGGTCAAATCCGCCGCGGCGGTGATGAAAAAACTGCGACTGGAACCGGTTACCATGCCCAGCGAATCCGAACTGTCCGTGTTTCTTTCCCGTCATATTCCGGCCATTACGCTCGGCCTGACCCATGGCGCCGACGCCTATCTACCGGAGCAGGCCCGGGTCAGGATCAGTCCCCTCTTCAAGGGGATCGCCCAGGTCGTCGGCGTCATGGCCGCCATGGACAGCGGGGTGTGCGATGGCTAA
- a CDS encoding glucosyl-3-phosphoglycerate synthase: MAKPWIETHTFHHSAFSDLSRLMAAKQKRRLSVSLCFPTLNEEATIAKEIVMMKSDLMTRHRLVDEIVVIDSGSTDNTMEIAAQYGAGVFRADDILPQLEKFRGKGENLWKALYVTRGDILVYIDADIKNIHPRFVYGLLGPLIQHQDIKFTKAFYDRSIALDHNRVLPGGGGRVTELVVRPLFSLFFPELAQIFQPLSGEYAGFREIFENIPFPIGYGVETSMILDIYRKWGLNVMAQVDMDRRVHTNQDTRALGKMAFVILKTFFNRLEKMERIELARELFHEMIRFDRRAGEYVADLFAVKMSERPPMMEIEAYRNRLLKE, from the coding sequence ATGGCTAAACCCTGGATCGAAACCCATACCTTTCATCATTCGGCCTTTTCGGATCTGTCCCGGCTGATGGCGGCCAAGCAAAAGCGCCGCCTCTCGGTTTCCCTGTGTTTTCCCACCCTGAACGAGGAAGCCACCATCGCCAAGGAAATTGTCATGATGAAATCCGATCTGATGACGCGCCACCGGCTGGTGGATGAAATCGTGGTCATCGATTCCGGTTCGACGGACAACACCATGGAAATCGCCGCCCAATACGGGGCCGGCGTCTTCCGGGCGGATGATATTCTGCCCCAGCTGGAAAAGTTCCGGGGCAAGGGGGAAAACCTGTGGAAAGCGCTGTATGTCACTCGCGGGGATATCCTGGTGTACATCGACGCGGACATCAAAAATATCCACCCCCGGTTTGTTTACGGCCTCCTGGGGCCGCTGATTCAGCATCAGGACATTAAATTTACCAAGGCCTTTTACGACCGATCCATCGCCCTGGATCACAACCGGGTTCTTCCCGGCGGCGGCGGCCGCGTGACGGAACTGGTGGTCCGCCCGCTTTTTTCCCTGTTTTTCCCGGAACTGGCCCAGATTTTTCAGCCCCTTTCCGGAGAGTACGCCGGGTTCCGGGAAATTTTTGAAAATATCCCTTTTCCCATCGGTTATGGCGTTGAAACCAGCATGATACTTGATATATATAGAAAGTGGGGCCTGAACGTCATGGCCCAGGTCGATATGGACAGGCGGGTCCATACCAATCAGGACACCCGGGCGCTGGGGAAAATGGCCTTTGTGATTTTGAAAACTTTTTTTAACCGCCTGGAAAAGATGGAGAGAATTGAGCTGGCCCGGGAACTGTTTCATGAAATGATCCGGTTTGACCGGAGAGCGGGTGAGTATGTCGCGGACCTGTTTGCCGTAAAAATGTCGGAGCGCCCGCCCATGATGGAAATCGAGGCATACCGGAACCGGCTCTTGAAGGAATAA
- the moaA gene encoding GTP 3',8-cyclase MoaA yields MQRTLTDTHNRSLNYLRVSITDRCNLNCIYCRPAGTFNLLSHDDILTYEETLRIIRTGVDLGITKIRITGGEPLVRKGVCGFIGQVAALPGITDMAMTSNGVFLKENLSALKAAGIHRLNISLDTLDPEKFKTITGRDALAAVWESIMTALDQGFSPVKVNAVAMRGINDDELPALAALSLDLPLHMRFIEYMPSERETLKADVQILTAEIKRRVAVGGELIPVERTGSGDTAERFRFPGARGEVGFISPISRHFCRTCNRLRLTADGRLKPCLFSDIAVDLKTPLRQGASDDDLAGLFRQAVLKKPGYSHNEAGKNNALTQVMSAIGG; encoded by the coding sequence ATGCAGCGGACACTGACCGACACGCACAACCGGAGTTTGAACTATCTGAGGGTTTCGATCACGGATCGCTGCAACCTGAACTGCATATACTGCCGCCCTGCGGGAACCTTTAATCTGCTTTCTCATGACGATATCCTGACCTACGAGGAAACTCTCCGGATCATCCGGACCGGCGTGGACCTGGGCATCACCAAAATCAGGATCACCGGCGGCGAACCGCTGGTCAGAAAAGGAGTCTGCGGTTTTATCGGCCAGGTCGCCGCTCTTCCCGGCATCACGGACATGGCGATGACGTCCAACGGCGTCTTTCTGAAGGAAAACCTGTCCGCGCTCAAGGCCGCCGGCATCCACCGGCTCAACATCAGCCTGGACACCCTTGACCCGGAAAAGTTTAAGACCATCACCGGGCGGGATGCGCTTGCCGCCGTCTGGGAAAGTATCATGACCGCCCTGGACCAGGGCTTTTCTCCGGTCAAGGTCAATGCCGTGGCCATGAGAGGAATCAACGACGATGAATTGCCCGCCCTGGCCGCGCTGTCCCTGGATCTGCCCCTGCATATGCGGTTTATTGAGTATATGCCGTCGGAACGGGAAACCCTGAAGGCCGATGTCCAGATCCTTACCGCCGAGATAAAGCGACGGGTAGCCGTCGGCGGCGAACTGATCCCGGTCGAACGCACCGGATCAGGGGACACGGCCGAGCGGTTCCGCTTTCCCGGCGCCCGGGGAGAAGTGGGCTTTATCAGCCCCATCAGCCGGCATTTCTGCCGGACATGCAACCGCTTGAGACTGACCGCCGACGGCCGGCTGAAGCCGTGCCTGTTTTCCGATATCGCAGTGGACCTGAAAACCCCTCTGCGGCAGGGCGCCAGCGACGACGATCTGGCCGGTCTTTTCCGTCAGGCGGTATTGAAAAAACCGGGATACTCCCACAATGAAGCCGGCAAAAACAACGCCCTGACGCAGGTGATGTCCGCCATCGGCGGTTGA
- a CDS encoding calcium/sodium antiporter encodes MTILLLILGFVLLVGGAEMLVRGASGIAIAMKIPALIIGLTVVAYGTSAPELAVSVFSGFSGQADIALGNVVGSNIANILLILGLSALIAPLAVSSQLVRFDVPVMIGISILTFVMAMDGKLGRLDGAVLFAGAIAYTVILIRMGRREGLSQADNEDGSDAAADSSSRWMRNVLYVLTGLGLLVLGSHWLVTGATAAARYLGVSELVIGLTLVALGTSLPELATSVVASIRGQRDISVGNVIGSNIFNILFVLGLSSLVSPAGIPVSPTALRFDIPVMIAVAVACLPVFFTGSSISRGNGLLFLFYYVAYILYLFLAASQHSALDAFDRAMTYFIFPLTAVTLAILAWREMKSAK; translated from the coding sequence ATGACCATTCTGCTTCTCATCCTGGGTTTTGTTCTGCTGGTTGGGGGCGCGGAAATGCTTGTCCGCGGCGCCTCCGGCATCGCCATTGCCATGAAGATTCCGGCCCTGATCATCGGCCTGACGGTGGTGGCGTACGGAACCAGCGCGCCGGAACTGGCTGTAAGCGTTTTTTCGGGTTTCAGCGGCCAGGCGGACATCGCCCTTGGTAATGTGGTCGGCAGCAATATCGCCAACATCCTGCTGATTCTCGGCCTGTCGGCCCTGATCGCCCCACTGGCGGTTTCCAGCCAGCTGGTCCGCTTTGACGTTCCAGTCATGATCGGGATTTCCATTCTGACCTTTGTCATGGCCATGGACGGCAAGCTCGGACGGCTGGACGGCGCCGTTCTTTTTGCCGGCGCCATCGCCTATACGGTTATCCTTATCCGCATGGGGCGCAGGGAGGGACTTTCGCAAGCGGACAATGAGGATGGGTCGGACGCAGCGGCGGATTCCTCCTCCCGATGGATGCGCAACGTTCTCTATGTTCTCACCGGGCTGGGACTTCTGGTTCTGGGCTCGCACTGGCTGGTTACCGGCGCTACGGCGGCTGCCCGGTATCTGGGCGTCAGTGAACTGGTGATCGGGCTCACCCTGGTCGCGCTGGGCACCTCCCTGCCGGAACTGGCCACGTCCGTCGTCGCCAGCATCCGCGGTCAGCGGGACATTTCGGTGGGCAACGTGATAGGCAGCAATATTTTCAACATCCTTTTCGTGCTGGGTCTGTCAAGCCTGGTATCTCCCGCGGGCATCCCGGTATCACCGACGGCCCTGCGGTTCGACATTCCGGTCATGATCGCCGTGGCGGTGGCCTGTCTGCCCGTTTTTTTCACGGGGTCTAGCATTTCCCGCGGAAACGGCCTGCTTTTCCTGTTTTATTACGTGGCCTACATTCTTTACCTCTTTCTGGCCGCGTCCCAGCATTCGGCCCTGGACGCCTTTGACCGGGCAATGACCTATTTCATATTTCCGCTGACTGCCGTCACCCTCGCCATCCTGGCCTGGCGTGAGATGAAAAGCGCAAAATAA
- a CDS encoding calcium-translocating P-type ATPase, SERCA-type, which yields MRPWWSLSTDELCATMRTDCACGLSTAEARERLASSGRNELAVEKRKSALGLLASQFTGFIVWVLVGAAVVSGLLREWVDALAIIGIVILNGILGFIQEYRAEKAMSALKKLAAPSSKVIREGKPAVIPSTELVPGDLLELESGDMVPADARLIYVTCNFSTREASLTGESTPVAKTALPVSQETLPLADRANMVFMGTSAAAGKARAIVVETGPRTELGRVAGLIASMEDESTPLQKRLAAFGHWIVYFCFFLVFLVFGLELLRGGNPLDMFLTAVSLAVAAIPEGLPAVVTIALALGVQRMVKRNALIRKLPSVETLGCTTVICSDKTGTLTRNEMTVQRIFAGNTIVAVSGLGYDPAGEFFTAEGRRLGIADLPEARKAILCGVLCNGAALTNENGRYAVIGDPTEGALLTLGGKAGLCKQALEAEYPFVAEIPFDSERRMMTMMRRHGQSTVAWVKGAPEAMLAACTRIEQGGRVVPLTDGEKSRILEVNAGFAGEALRVLAVGWRDLEPSPAAGESAAVETDLVFAGLLAMIDPPREEAGRAVQACASAGIRTVMITGDHKHTALAIARRLGIAATDSQGLSGDDLDGLSDPELDRYTQRISVYARVSPEHKLRIVRSLRSQGQVVAMTGDGVNDAPAVKEADIGVAMGITGTDVTKEVADMIITDDNFASIVAAVEEGRGIYDNIRKFIHYLLSCNIGEILVMFVAALFGWPVPLLPVQILWVNLVTDGLPALALGMEPIDPDIMKQKPRPGNEPVATRSAVLQMLAQGAFIALCGLGAFGFVLYIEQGSIDRARTAAFIVLACSQLFHAFNCRSRDKSLFRMGVFSNRTLILANGISFLLQLGVVYLPFLQHIFRTTPLTLSDWAMIIMVSSFPLWAVEMVKLARRRTAIKQSGIAPTP from the coding sequence ATGCGGCCCTGGTGGTCCTTATCCACGGATGAACTCTGCGCCACAATGCGGACGGACTGCGCCTGCGGACTGTCGACGGCGGAAGCGCGGGAACGCCTGGCAAGCAGCGGCAGAAACGAGCTGGCCGTTGAGAAAAGAAAAAGCGCCCTGGGGCTTCTGGCCTCCCAGTTCACCGGGTTTATCGTCTGGGTCCTGGTCGGAGCGGCGGTGGTGTCCGGGCTCCTGCGGGAATGGGTCGACGCCCTGGCCATCATCGGAATCGTCATCCTCAACGGGATTCTGGGCTTTATCCAGGAGTATCGGGCCGAAAAAGCCATGTCGGCCCTGAAGAAACTGGCCGCCCCCTCCTCGAAAGTGATTCGTGAGGGCAAGCCGGCGGTTATCCCTTCGACCGAACTGGTGCCCGGAGATCTTCTGGAGCTTGAGTCCGGCGACATGGTCCCGGCGGACGCCCGGCTGATTTATGTCACCTGCAATTTCAGCACCCGGGAAGCCAGCCTGACCGGCGAATCAACGCCGGTTGCCAAAACCGCTCTTCCGGTATCGCAGGAAACCCTTCCTCTGGCCGACCGGGCCAACATGGTTTTTATGGGCACTTCGGCCGCCGCCGGAAAAGCCAGAGCCATCGTGGTGGAAACCGGGCCGCGCACGGAACTGGGCCGGGTGGCGGGGCTGATCGCCAGCATGGAAGATGAATCCACGCCCCTGCAGAAAAGGCTGGCGGCGTTCGGGCACTGGATCGTTTATTTCTGCTTTTTCCTGGTTTTTCTGGTCTTCGGCCTGGAGCTGCTGCGCGGCGGAAACCCCCTGGACATGTTTCTTACCGCGGTCAGCCTGGCGGTGGCGGCCATTCCCGAAGGGCTGCCGGCGGTGGTGACCATCGCCCTGGCCCTGGGCGTGCAGCGGATGGTCAAACGGAACGCCCTGATCCGGAAGCTGCCTTCGGTGGAAACCCTGGGGTGCACGACCGTCATCTGCTCCGACAAGACCGGCACCCTGACCAGAAACGAAATGACCGTGCAGCGAATTTTTGCCGGAAACACGATCGTTGCCGTCAGCGGCCTGGGTTACGATCCGGCAGGCGAGTTCTTCACGGCGGAAGGCCGGCGGCTGGGGATAGCGGATCTGCCGGAGGCGCGGAAGGCGATTCTCTGCGGGGTTCTGTGCAACGGCGCCGCCCTGACCAATGAAAATGGCCGATATGCCGTCATCGGTGATCCCACGGAAGGGGCGCTGCTGACCCTTGGCGGAAAAGCCGGATTATGCAAGCAAGCGCTGGAGGCTGAATATCCTTTTGTCGCCGAGATCCCTTTCGATTCTGAGCGGCGGATGATGACCATGATGCGACGGCACGGGCAGTCAACGGTCGCCTGGGTCAAGGGGGCGCCGGAGGCAATGCTGGCCGCCTGCACCCGTATCGAGCAAGGGGGACGGGTGGTGCCGCTGACCGACGGAGAAAAATCCCGGATTCTGGAGGTCAATGCCGGCTTTGCCGGTGAGGCGTTGCGGGTTCTGGCGGTTGGCTGGCGCGATCTGGAACCGTCTCCGGCGGCTGGTGAGTCCGCCGCCGTGGAAACGGACCTGGTTTTTGCCGGACTGCTGGCCATGATCGATCCGCCGCGGGAAGAAGCCGGGAGAGCCGTTCAGGCGTGTGCCTCGGCCGGCATCCGCACGGTGATGATCACCGGCGACCATAAGCATACCGCCCTGGCCATTGCCCGCCGGCTGGGCATAGCCGCCACGGATTCGCAGGGCCTGAGCGGCGATGACCTGGACGGTCTTTCCGACCCGGAACTCGATCGGTATACGCAACGGATCTCGGTTTACGCCCGGGTGTCGCCGGAACATAAATTGCGGATTGTCCGTTCGCTGAGAAGTCAGGGGCAGGTGGTGGCCATGACCGGAGACGGCGTCAACGACGCCCCGGCGGTCAAGGAGGCGGATATCGGGGTGGCCATGGGCATCACCGGCACGGATGTGACCAAGGAAGTCGCGGACATGATCATCACCGACGATAACTTCGCCTCCATTGTCGCGGCCGTGGAAGAGGGCCGGGGCATCTACGACAACATCCGCAAATTCATCCATTACCTCCTTTCCTGCAACATCGGCGAGATCCTGGTGATGTTTGTCGCCGCCCTGTTCGGTTGGCCGGTTCCCCTTCTGCCGGTGCAGATCCTCTGGGTCAATCTGGTTACAGACGGCCTTCCGGCCCTGGCCCTGGGCATGGAGCCCATTGATCCGGATATTATGAAGCAGAAACCGCGACCGGGAAACGAACCGGTGGCGACCCGTTCAGCCGTATTGCAAATGCTGGCGCAGGGGGCGTTTATCGCCCTGTGCGGTCTGGGTGCCTTCGGCTTTGTCCTTTATATCGAGCAGGGAAGCATTGACCGGGCCCGGACCGCGGCCTTTATTGTGCTGGCCTGCAGCCAGCTGTTTCATGCCTTTAACTGCCGCAGCCGGGACAAGTCCCTGTTCCGGATGGGGGTTTTTTCAAACCGGACCCTGATCCTTGCCAACGGCATATCCTTCCTGCTTCAGCTGGGCGTTGTTTATCTCCCCTTTCTGCAGCACATTTTTCGAACCACCCCCCTGACCCTTTCCGACTGGGCCATGATCATCATGGTTTCGTCTTTCCCTCTCTGGGCCGTGGAGATGGTCAAGCTGGCCCGACGACGGACGGCCATCAAGCAATCCGGGATCGCGCCGACGCCATAG